In the genome of Sphaeramia orbicularis chromosome 13, fSphaOr1.1, whole genome shotgun sequence, one region contains:
- the ppp2r1bb gene encoding serine/threonine-protein phosphatase 2A 65 kDa regulatory subunit A beta isoform isoform X2, which yields MAGADGDDSLYPIAVLIDELRNEDVQLRLNSIKKLSTIALALGVERTRTELLPFLTDTIYDEDEVLLALAEQLGNFTMLVGGPEYVHCLLPPLESLATVEETVVRDKAVESLRKISQEHSPVDLEVHFEPLVKRLASGDWFTSRTSACGLFSVCYPRVSSTVKAEIRQHFRTLCSDDTPMVRRAAASKLGEFAKVLELDYVKSDIISLFTALASDEQDSVRLLAVEACVSIATLLPQEDLETLVMPTLRQAAEDKSWRVRYMVADKFSELQKAVGPEITKNDLVPAFQNLLKDCEAEVRAAAANKVKEFCENLPEDNREQIIMTHILPCVKELVSDTNQHVKSALASVIMGLSTILGKDNTIEHLLPLFLAQLKDECPEVRLNIISNLDCVNEVIGIRQLSQSLLPAIVELAEDAKWRVRLAIIEYMPLLAGQLGVEFFDEKLNTLCMAWLIDHVYAIREAATCNLMKLVEKFGAEWAQNTIVPKVLGMANDPNYLHRMTTLFCINALSEACGQEITTKQMLPVVLKMSNDQVANVRFNVAKSLQKIGPVLDSNALQTEVKPVLEKLATDTDMDVKYFAQEAISVLALA from the exons ATGGCAGGAGCTGATGGAGACGATTCTCTCTACCCTATCGCCGTTCTCATTGATGAACTGCGAAACGAGGATGTTCAG TTGCGACTGAACAGCATCAAGAAACTGTCTACTATTGCTCTGGCCCTCGGTGTAGAGAGGACTCGCACTGAACTTCTTCCTTTCCTCACAG ACACCATCTATGATGAAGATGAGGTACTCTTGGCCTTGGCAGAGCAGCTTGGCAATTTCACTATGTTGGTGGGAGGACCCGAGTATGTCCACTGTCTCTTG CCTCCTCTGGAGAGCCTAGCTACAGTGGAGGAGACAGTAGTCAGAGATAAAGCTGTTGAGTCCCTGCGGAAGATCTCTCAGGAGCACTCTCCAGTAGACCTGGAGGTCCATTTTGAGCCCTTGGTCAAGCGGCTGGCAAGTGGTGACTGGTTCACTTCTCGCACATCTGCCTGCGGCCTCTTTAGTGTTTGTTATCCTCGTGTTTCCAGCACTGTTAAGGCTGAGATCCGTCA GCATTTTCGCACCTTGTGTTCAGATGACACACCAATGGTCCGTCGTGCTGCAGCATCTAAATTGGGGGAGTTTGCCAAAGTCCTGGAGTTGGATTATGTTAAAAGTGACATAATTTCCCTTTTCACTGCTCTGGCCTCAGATGAGCAG GACTCAGTGCGGCTGCTTGCAGTGGAGGCTTGTGTTAGTATTGCCACTCTGCTGCCTCAGGAGGACTTGGAGACCCTCGTGATGCCAACTCTTCGCCAAGCTGCAGAGGACAAGTCCTGGAGGGTTCGCTACATGGTGGCTGACAAGTTTTCAGAG CTCCAGAAAGCTGTGGGCCCAGAAATCACCAAGAACGATTTGGTCCCAGCTTTCCAGAATCTTCTGAAGGACTGTGAAGCTGAGGTCCGTGCTGCTGCAGCCAATAAAGTCAAAG AATTCTGTGAGAACCTCCCAGAAGATAATCGTGAGCAGATCATCATGACTCACATTCTGCCCTGCGTCAAg GAACTTGTGTCAGACACCAACCAGCATGTGAAGTCAGCCCTGGCCTCGGTCATCATGGGTCTGTCAACCATCCTGGGCAAAGACAACACAATAGAGCACTTACTGCCTCTCTTCCTGGCTCAGCTCAAGGACGAG TGCCCTGAGGTGCGTCTCAACATCATCTCCAACTTGGACTGTGTGAATGAGGTGATTGGCATCCGTCAGCTCTCCCAGTCGCTTCTGCCAGCCATTGTGGAACTGGCAGAGGATGCTAAGTGGAGAGTTCGCCTGGCAATCATAGAGTACATGCCCCTATTGGCAGGACAGCTG GGAGTAGAATTCTTTGATGAGAAGCTCAACACCCTGTGTATGGCCTGGCTCATCGATCATG TGTATGCCATCCGTGAAGCAGCCACCTGTAACCTCATGAAGCTTGTGGAGAAGTTTGGAGCTGAGTGGGCCCAGAACACCATTGTACCCAAAGTGCTGGGCATGGCCAACGACCCCAATTACCTCCACAGGATGACCACTCTATTCTGCATCAAT GCTTTATCAGAGGCATGTGGCCAGGAGATCACCACTAAGCAGATGCTACCAGTGGTCCTCAAGATGTCCAACGACCAGGTGGCCAACGTACGCTTTAATGTGGCCAAGTCCCTTCAGAAGATCGGCCCCGTCCTTGACAGCAA TGCCCTTCAGACAGAAGTGAAGCCAGTGTTGGAGAAGCTGGCCACAGACACAGATATGGATGTCAAGTACTTTGCCCAGGAGGCTATCAGTG TTCTGGCCCTAGCATAA
- the ppp2r1bb gene encoding serine/threonine-protein phosphatase 2A 65 kDa regulatory subunit A beta isoform isoform X1, whose product MAGADGDDSLYPIAVLIDELRNEDVQLRLNSIKKLSTIALALGVERTRTELLPFLTDTIYDEDEVLLALAEQLGNFTMLVGGPEYVHCLLPPLESLATVEETVVRDKAVESLRKISQEHSPVDLEVHFEPLVKRLASGDWFTSRTSACGLFSVCYPRVSSTVKAEIRQHFRTLCSDDTPMVRRAAASKLGEFAKVLELDYVKSDIISLFTALASDEQDSVRLLAVEACVSIATLLPQEDLETLVMPTLRQAAEDKSWRVRYMVADKFSELQKAVGPEITKNDLVPAFQNLLKDCEAEVRAAAANKVKEFCENLPEDNREQIIMTHILPCVKELVSDTNQHVKSALASVIMGLSTILGKDNTIEHLLPLFLAQLKDECPEVRLNIISNLDCVNEVIGIRQLSQSLLPAIVELAEDAKWRVRLAIIEYMPLLAGQLGVEFFDEKLNTLCMAWLIDHVYAIREAATCNLMKLVEKFGAEWAQNTIVPKVLGMANDPNYLHRMTTLFCINALSEACGQEITTKQMLPVVLKMSNDQVANVRFNVAKSLQKIGPVLDSNALQTEVKPVLEKLATDTDMDVKYFAQEAISGKHLPVNILLRPIH is encoded by the exons ATGGCAGGAGCTGATGGAGACGATTCTCTCTACCCTATCGCCGTTCTCATTGATGAACTGCGAAACGAGGATGTTCAG TTGCGACTGAACAGCATCAAGAAACTGTCTACTATTGCTCTGGCCCTCGGTGTAGAGAGGACTCGCACTGAACTTCTTCCTTTCCTCACAG ACACCATCTATGATGAAGATGAGGTACTCTTGGCCTTGGCAGAGCAGCTTGGCAATTTCACTATGTTGGTGGGAGGACCCGAGTATGTCCACTGTCTCTTG CCTCCTCTGGAGAGCCTAGCTACAGTGGAGGAGACAGTAGTCAGAGATAAAGCTGTTGAGTCCCTGCGGAAGATCTCTCAGGAGCACTCTCCAGTAGACCTGGAGGTCCATTTTGAGCCCTTGGTCAAGCGGCTGGCAAGTGGTGACTGGTTCACTTCTCGCACATCTGCCTGCGGCCTCTTTAGTGTTTGTTATCCTCGTGTTTCCAGCACTGTTAAGGCTGAGATCCGTCA GCATTTTCGCACCTTGTGTTCAGATGACACACCAATGGTCCGTCGTGCTGCAGCATCTAAATTGGGGGAGTTTGCCAAAGTCCTGGAGTTGGATTATGTTAAAAGTGACATAATTTCCCTTTTCACTGCTCTGGCCTCAGATGAGCAG GACTCAGTGCGGCTGCTTGCAGTGGAGGCTTGTGTTAGTATTGCCACTCTGCTGCCTCAGGAGGACTTGGAGACCCTCGTGATGCCAACTCTTCGCCAAGCTGCAGAGGACAAGTCCTGGAGGGTTCGCTACATGGTGGCTGACAAGTTTTCAGAG CTCCAGAAAGCTGTGGGCCCAGAAATCACCAAGAACGATTTGGTCCCAGCTTTCCAGAATCTTCTGAAGGACTGTGAAGCTGAGGTCCGTGCTGCTGCAGCCAATAAAGTCAAAG AATTCTGTGAGAACCTCCCAGAAGATAATCGTGAGCAGATCATCATGACTCACATTCTGCCCTGCGTCAAg GAACTTGTGTCAGACACCAACCAGCATGTGAAGTCAGCCCTGGCCTCGGTCATCATGGGTCTGTCAACCATCCTGGGCAAAGACAACACAATAGAGCACTTACTGCCTCTCTTCCTGGCTCAGCTCAAGGACGAG TGCCCTGAGGTGCGTCTCAACATCATCTCCAACTTGGACTGTGTGAATGAGGTGATTGGCATCCGTCAGCTCTCCCAGTCGCTTCTGCCAGCCATTGTGGAACTGGCAGAGGATGCTAAGTGGAGAGTTCGCCTGGCAATCATAGAGTACATGCCCCTATTGGCAGGACAGCTG GGAGTAGAATTCTTTGATGAGAAGCTCAACACCCTGTGTATGGCCTGGCTCATCGATCATG TGTATGCCATCCGTGAAGCAGCCACCTGTAACCTCATGAAGCTTGTGGAGAAGTTTGGAGCTGAGTGGGCCCAGAACACCATTGTACCCAAAGTGCTGGGCATGGCCAACGACCCCAATTACCTCCACAGGATGACCACTCTATTCTGCATCAAT GCTTTATCAGAGGCATGTGGCCAGGAGATCACCACTAAGCAGATGCTACCAGTGGTCCTCAAGATGTCCAACGACCAGGTGGCCAACGTACGCTTTAATGTGGCCAAGTCCCTTCAGAAGATCGGCCCCGTCCTTGACAGCAA TGCCCTTCAGACAGAAGTGAAGCCAGTGTTGGAGAAGCTGGCCACAGACACAGATATGGATGTCAAGTACTTTGCCCAGGAGGCTATCAGTGGTAAGCATTTACCcgttaatatcctcctgagaccc atacattaa